The Desulfonatronovibrio magnus genome segment AACGCTACTACTGTTTTGACTTTTTTCATTTTCGTCTTGATGCCAGTTCGTCAACCGAGATATATTCTGCTTCCCCCCTATCAATTTTCATTTGTCTCTGATCAAGCACATCATAATGCCACTTGGGAGATTCAAT includes the following:
- a CDS encoding addiction module protein → MATLLEIEKMSVPERIQAMEILWNSLISHDAEIESPKWHYDVLDQRQMKIDRGEAEYISVDELASRRK